One genomic region from Rosa rugosa chromosome 1, drRosRugo1.1, whole genome shotgun sequence encodes:
- the LOC133725911 gene encoding heterogeneous nuclear ribonucleoprotein 1-like isoform X2, protein MQSDSGKLFIGGISWDTNEERLKEYFSAFGEVVEAVIMKDRTTGRARGFGFVVFADPAVADTVIMEKHNIDGRMVEAKKAVPRDDQNTLSRNSGSIHGSPGPGRTRKIFVGGLASTVTEGDFKKYFEQFGTITDVVVMYDHNTQRPRGFGFITYDSEEAVDKVLLKTFHELNGKMVEVKRAVPKELSPGPSRSPLGGYNYGLSRVNNFLTGYTQGYNPSTVGGYGLGRFSPVAGGRSGFPPFGSGYGMGMNFEPGLSPSFGGNANFNNNVSYGRGLSPYYINNSNRFSNPIGYDGNNGGSSSFFSSVTRNLWGNGGLNTNSANSSAYMGSGSGSIGGSTFGNAGVNWRSSAISPQGGGNNVSNNSGTLGYGAGDNSYGLGTGGYGRNSGATVGPTSSFAASNGGFEGSFTDFYSSGSVYGDPTWRSSNSERDGSGPFGYGLGSAASDVSAKSSPGYVGGYSVNKRQPNTGIAA, encoded by the exons ATGCAATCCGATAGTGGCAAGTTATTCATTGGTGGCATATCTTGGGACACAAATGAAGAGCGTCTCAAGGAGTATTTCAGTGCTTTTGGGGAAGTGGTAGAAGCAGTGATCATGAAGGATCGGACCACAGGACGTGCTCGTGGATTTGGTTTTGTAGTTTTTGCAGACCCAGCAGTAGCAGACACTGTCATAATGGAAAAGCACAACATTGATGGAAGAATG GTGGAGGCAAAAAAGGCTGTTCCCAGGGATGACCAGAACACTTTGAGTAGAAACAGTGGCAGCATCCATGGTTCTCCAGGTCCAGGACGCACAAGAAAAATATTTGTTGGAGGTTTAGCGTCTACTGTTACAGAGGGTGACTTCAAGAAGTACTTTGAACAGTTTGGGACAATTACAGATGTTGTTGTGATGTATGATCACAACACCCAGAGGCCGAGAGGCTTTGGATTCATCACTTATGATTCAGAGGAAGCAGTGGACAAGGTTTTGCTAAAGACATTTCATGAACTGAATGGGAAGATGGTTGAGGTCAAGCGTGCAGTTCCAAAAGAGTTATCACCTGGTCCCAGTCGCAGCCCTCTTGGTGGATACAATTATGGTCTGAGTAGGGTCAATAACTTCCTTACTGGCTATACTCAGGGGTATAATCCAAGTACGGTTGGAGGTTATGGACTTGGTAGGTTCAGTCCAGTTGCTGGTGGTCGAAGTGGATTTCCTCCATTTGGTTCTGGTTATGGAATGGGAATGAACTTTGAGCCAGGGTTGAGCCCAAGTTTTGGAGGAAATGCAAATTTTAATAATAATGTGAGCTATGGACGGGGATTGAGCCCTTATTatatcaataattcaaatagGTTTAGCAATCCCATTGGATATGATGGTAATAATGGAGGAAGCTCATCCTTTTTTAGCTCAGTGACTCGGAATTTGTGGGGTAATGGGGGTCTTAATACAAATTCTGCAAATTCCAGTGCTTACATGGGTTCAGGAAGTGGTAGCATTGGAGGAAGTACATTTGGCAATGCTGGAGTTAATTGGCGTTCTTCAGCAATTTCAcctcaaggtggaggaaataaTGTCTCTAACAATAGTGGGACACTTGGCTATGGAGCTGGTGATAACAGTTATGGCTTGGGAACCGGAGGGTATGGAAGAAACAGTGGTGCAACTGTGGGCCCTACATCTTCTTTTGCTGCATCAAATGGTGGTTTTGAGGGCTCCTTTACTGACTTCTACAGTAGTGGTTCAGTGTACGGAGATCCTACTTGGAGATCATCAAATTCCGAGCGAGATGGGTCTGGCCCCTTTGGGTATGGGCTTGGCAGTGCAGCTTCTGATGTTTCAGCTAAAAGTTCTCCTGGTTATGTTGGTGGTTATAGTGTTAATAAGAGACAGCCGAATACAG
- the LOC133725911 gene encoding heterogeneous nuclear ribonucleoprotein 1-like isoform X1 — protein MLLPGKMQSDSGKLFIGGISWDTNEERLKEYFSAFGEVVEAVIMKDRTTGRARGFGFVVFADPAVADTVIMEKHNIDGRMVEAKKAVPRDDQNTLSRNSGSIHGSPGPGRTRKIFVGGLASTVTEGDFKKYFEQFGTITDVVVMYDHNTQRPRGFGFITYDSEEAVDKVLLKTFHELNGKMVEVKRAVPKELSPGPSRSPLGGYNYGLSRVNNFLTGYTQGYNPSTVGGYGLGRFSPVAGGRSGFPPFGSGYGMGMNFEPGLSPSFGGNANFNNNVSYGRGLSPYYINNSNRFSNPIGYDGNNGGSSSFFSSVTRNLWGNGGLNTNSANSSAYMGSGSGSIGGSTFGNAGVNWRSSAISPQGGGNNVSNNSGTLGYGAGDNSYGLGTGGYGRNSGATVGPTSSFAASNGGFEGSFTDFYSSGSVYGDPTWRSSNSERDGSGPFGYGLGSAASDVSAKSSPGYVGGYSVNKRQPNTGIAA, from the exons ATGTTACTTCCAGGAAAAATGCAATCCGATAGTGGCAAGTTATTCATTGGTGGCATATCTTGGGACACAAATGAAGAGCGTCTCAAGGAGTATTTCAGTGCTTTTGGGGAAGTGGTAGAAGCAGTGATCATGAAGGATCGGACCACAGGACGTGCTCGTGGATTTGGTTTTGTAGTTTTTGCAGACCCAGCAGTAGCAGACACTGTCATAATGGAAAAGCACAACATTGATGGAAGAATG GTGGAGGCAAAAAAGGCTGTTCCCAGGGATGACCAGAACACTTTGAGTAGAAACAGTGGCAGCATCCATGGTTCTCCAGGTCCAGGACGCACAAGAAAAATATTTGTTGGAGGTTTAGCGTCTACTGTTACAGAGGGTGACTTCAAGAAGTACTTTGAACAGTTTGGGACAATTACAGATGTTGTTGTGATGTATGATCACAACACCCAGAGGCCGAGAGGCTTTGGATTCATCACTTATGATTCAGAGGAAGCAGTGGACAAGGTTTTGCTAAAGACATTTCATGAACTGAATGGGAAGATGGTTGAGGTCAAGCGTGCAGTTCCAAAAGAGTTATCACCTGGTCCCAGTCGCAGCCCTCTTGGTGGATACAATTATGGTCTGAGTAGGGTCAATAACTTCCTTACTGGCTATACTCAGGGGTATAATCCAAGTACGGTTGGAGGTTATGGACTTGGTAGGTTCAGTCCAGTTGCTGGTGGTCGAAGTGGATTTCCTCCATTTGGTTCTGGTTATGGAATGGGAATGAACTTTGAGCCAGGGTTGAGCCCAAGTTTTGGAGGAAATGCAAATTTTAATAATAATGTGAGCTATGGACGGGGATTGAGCCCTTATTatatcaataattcaaatagGTTTAGCAATCCCATTGGATATGATGGTAATAATGGAGGAAGCTCATCCTTTTTTAGCTCAGTGACTCGGAATTTGTGGGGTAATGGGGGTCTTAATACAAATTCTGCAAATTCCAGTGCTTACATGGGTTCAGGAAGTGGTAGCATTGGAGGAAGTACATTTGGCAATGCTGGAGTTAATTGGCGTTCTTCAGCAATTTCAcctcaaggtggaggaaataaTGTCTCTAACAATAGTGGGACACTTGGCTATGGAGCTGGTGATAACAGTTATGGCTTGGGAACCGGAGGGTATGGAAGAAACAGTGGTGCAACTGTGGGCCCTACATCTTCTTTTGCTGCATCAAATGGTGGTTTTGAGGGCTCCTTTACTGACTTCTACAGTAGTGGTTCAGTGTACGGAGATCCTACTTGGAGATCATCAAATTCCGAGCGAGATGGGTCTGGCCCCTTTGGGTATGGGCTTGGCAGTGCAGCTTCTGATGTTTCAGCTAAAAGTTCTCCTGGTTATGTTGGTGGTTATAGTGTTAATAAGAGACAGCCGAATACAG